The following nucleotide sequence is from Anopheles stephensi strain Indian chromosome 3, UCI_ANSTEP_V1.0, whole genome shotgun sequence.
GCTGGTCGCGCCCGGCACCGGCACCAGCCGTATCCCGGCAGGCCGGTAGGTGGTCGGATTGGACCGCCGAACTGGTTATGGAACGATtgttattgctgctgctgctgctgctgctggacagaTCGGACGATGAAAGACGCTCCGACTCGGTGGCAAACTCCGGTGCTGGGGAGACCGTTGGCGAAAGCGTTTTGTTGGTGCGCTTTTTGTACGGTCCTCGTTGCTTGCGCTGTGGCTTGTTGGTGCTATTGCTGCCCGCCGTCGTCATACCTTCCGCTGGCTTCTTGGCATGTGCCTTAGCGAGTGACCTTTGGAGCAGCTCGGCCTGCTGGTTCAGCAGGTATAGGGCTGGGGTCAGCTGATAATCCAGCTGCTGGTGGCCAGCAAACTGTGGTTGTGCCGCCGTCTGGTCGAGCTGACCACCGACGTACGAGTACGGGTTGTAGAACATTGCAGCCGCTTCCGGTGGATAGTAGCCCATAATGCCGGCaatcatttgctgctgctgcttctgagcctggtgttgctgttgttgctgtgtgctgctgctgctgctgctggtggtagtagtaCTGCTGGTCTACACCGTAACCGACACCACCGTAGGAACTGGCGTTGAACGTTTGGTTGTACATTCTGATACACGACTGGTTTCGAGGACGGGCTTAGCTGAACTGTGCTGACCCAAACCGCTGTACGATCGCTTTATACCAATATTACAGGTAAGACATTGGCtgtggaagagaaaaaaggacacacaGTCCGGAAAAAGGAACAGACAGAAACGGACTGTGCGAGCGGCGCTTTTCTCCTCCGCTCCATTCTTCCTACCTACACCGGTGAGCGTGATCCTCCCTTGCTGGTAGTAGAGAGGTAGATCCTGCTGTGTGTTGCCTGGTATCTGTCACAGCGACCGACAGGGTTTTGTGTACCTGACACATCGATAGTATAAGTACTTTACTATCGCTCACAAAGGTACAATGGCACAATGGTTAGCTACCAACACGGTTTTGAAATTGCAAAgattcttaacgatttttgttgttgtatattTATGGTAGACAATTAATGATCTTAAAAGTATTAAACCTTAaaaaaggttttatttttatttttgttagtCAATGCGTCAGAAGTAACTACCATAACTgccattttaaaattaaaaaaaggatactTAAAGCCTTAAACAGTTTATCGCCACCTCAAAACAAAAGAGAGGGCACACACATTAGCCCAATTtttggcttctttttttttgttgcgaatcCGAAGGACACCCTTGCCTGCCAATTTACTCGGtacgcctttttttttttttttttgtccgttaAACCATAAAATGGACATCTTTCGCTGCCAGCGTTTTCGCATTTGTAACTGGATGGGCGTGTGGGCGTATTCCTCCCACGGCGGAATCTTGGTTGCGTCCAGCCCACATTTTCCAGCTTGAGATTGTGAAGGATGCAGCATCGTCTTTCCATGGCGGCAGGTAGCGTTTCGATGGAATATCCCGTTTACCTATCGGGGGGTTAGAAACCCCCTAACGGCTATAATACGTTCGTGGGCTGGGCGGTACCTCTCGCAACCGCCCCTTCCCATGTCCAATGTACCCCTGGGCACACCCTCTAGTTCGGTCATtcgctctctctgtgtgtgtgtgcacgggCCTTATGTTATCCTTTTGGTTTAAAGAGTTAATTTTTCATGTAAACATTGGCCACCGGGATCTCATCCGTCTCTGGAACGACCCGGGTGAAGTTGGGtacctgctgttgctgctgtatcTTTCTTGCTCAGCTACACGAGCACAAGGACTtccagagagagaaagagagagagagataatcCCGATCGCCTCGAAGCACAGAAGCACATTAGGGACAAGCTGCACAGGATAGGGCACACCAAGGTAAAAGTGTTTTTGCGGATCCGCATCGAACAAAGAAAAAGTCAATTTCACGTTCACtgcccccttttttgtgtttcagaCATGGTAGTTTTGCCTGTTTGCAGCATGCCGGCGAGCCATTTAGAAAGCAGGCCTTCGGCGTGTTCCAGATTTATGTTGAGTAGCAATGCGTCTCACTAAGCAAATATAGCATTTTAAGAAGTAGGTAACACGGAGTAGGCGCTGCTGCGTAATTACTTTCTGAACCTTGTTGTCATGTCAACTCAATGTGATCCTAACCCACCACCCAGTCGAG
It contains:
- the LOC118513976 gene encoding uncharacterized protein LOC118513976, which produces MIAGIMGYYPPEAAAMFYNPYSYVGGQLDQTAAQPQFAGHQQLDYQLTPALYLLNQQAELLQRSLAKAHAKKPAEGMTTAGSNSTNKPQRKQRGPYKKRTNKTLSPTVSPAPEFATESERLSSSDLSSSSSSSSNNNRSITSSAVQSDHLPACRDTAGAGAGRDQQTLRKRKSDSFLELDQPQDCKHNTRTLAHKQSIFRNVALMAVSSCTAQHAATVVQC